actaggacctttattggatgtcagtggacgtacaaaaactgcaactgaacggcagcaatagacgttactagttcgctagctctggcgccatccaccggcgatataacactgaatctgtgtccattttacccccccccccccccccccgctcaaccaccggctccaggttaaaatctcactccaagcgaacgtcaaaagttggcaaccctgtagatatgttttaataagttttcagttatttcagtTTCAGAAACTACGCTCAGCAGATGCAACTGTGACCGTCACGGGCAtcatctttatgtttttttCCTCCGCTCTTCAGCTCCGGAGTCGTGCTGTCGCTTCACTGTCATTTACTTCATAGTCATTTAGGCATTTAATTCGAAAGTGAGCTCGCATTGCTACACTTAGGACCAGGGTTGCCAGATTGGGGACATTTTCCATCCAATTAGTTTGTTTAAGGTAAAAATATGGCACtgggcaggggcggactggggagaaaaagtggcccgggatttcctgacagactggcccactatatatatatatatatatatatatatatatattgtgacggCGCTGGGAATATGGACCTATGAGCTCCGCCACCGACTAGTGGAGGATGCTGGGAAATGTACAGGGTGGGAGATTTATGTTTGTTAATGTTCCTTAACATGGCAATTCTTTGTGCATCTTTGTGTTAGTTCATTTATGGAAATGTGGGAATGCTTTGGGGACGTTTTGTTGGGGAAAGTAAAAATCACCATCAAGGTTAAATGTGTGCAGTGATATGACATGACTGCCACCAAAGCACCTGAGGGAGAGGAAGTGAAAAAGCAGTTATTACTCTTGATGTTCAATAAAGAGTATTTCTTGCAAAGATGAGCTTCTTGAGTGAGTCTCCTTCTTCACCGGCGCCACAAGTGGTGTCAAGAAGTGGGCCTCTGGGCAATCTGCGTCAACTGTTGGACGAGATTGACGAGGTGGGCGAACTGGTGCAACGGGAGGAAAGAGCACTAATGAAGCTACGGAGAGATGCAGATGGACGGAGCGTGGCGAAGACGAAAACCACGGAGCGGCTACAAGCTGATCGGCAGGAAGAGCGCCGAGCGTACTGGCCGGAGACGTGGAGCGGCGCCACCTGCACGGACGACGCCCAACCAATGACGGCGATGGGGGCCGCCGAGGAGTGGAGACACAACGCGGGCCAGAACAGCGTACGTGCGGAGCGTGCTACACCGGCTTGCAGCGAAATAGCGGCATGCGCCTCGGGCCGGAACAAACTCATTACGCCGCTCCAACTGCCCAGGTATGATGGACTTTCCGACTGGGCTGAATATGATGCCCAGCTGAAGATCACAGCGAACAGAATGGGATGGTCGGACTACGAAACGGCGGCACATTTGTGCCTATCACTGCAAGGCCACGCTAAGCGTACGCTCATTGAACTGAGAGAGGAGGAACACGACGATCTAACCGCGCTGCGCAACGCTCTGAGGGCGCGCTTTGGCAGGCAGCCGCTGAGCGCCGCGGCGAGGCAGAGACTGTCACTAAGACGGCGCGCACGTGGCGAACGCCTCGCGCTATTGGCAGCTGACATCACACTGCTGGTGCGGCAGGCGTATCCGACGTTCCCAGAGGAAGTCAGACAGAGGCTGGCCTTAGACAGGTTCGTGGAGGCACTGGAACCTTTTGAGTTACAAACACACGTCCTGCTGAAGGACCCGGCGTCGCTGGATTTGGCGATCGAAGAGGCGGAGAGGGCGGAGCTGGTGCTTTCCAGAGGGCCCACAACGCGTCCGACGGCTGCTGCGAGACCGGGGCGAGACACAGCGGGACGTCGAACGATGACGTGCTGGAGATGTGGGCTACCGGATCACAAGGCATCCGAATGCACACTCGGGTCCTCGCTACCTTCACGCCGACTGGGCATAAATGGACTATACACCCCCCTGATGGTCAATGACAAGCCGGTGAGTGCCTTAATCGACACCGGGTCAGCCGTTTCTGTGTTATACTACAACACTAGGGCAATTAGGTCTAATGCTAGGATATTGGGTGGTGAAAAAATTAGCCTCACCACAGTAACGGGTGAGAGGCTTGTGCTCGGTGAACACACTTTGGCGAGGGTAGACTTCGGGCGGGGGCCCTTCGTACATAAGTTTTGGCTCGGCGATACCTGCGACGAATGCATATTAGGGCTGGACTTTTTGAGACGTGCAGAGGCAGTTATAAATTGCGAGACCGGGGGAGTTTcatttagtggtgggccgtcGGTGGTACGTCTAGAGGGCGACTCGGACCGCGGGGACGCAGGCCGAGGTGGGCACGGGCGCCCGGACATCGCTGAGGCCGTCCGCGAGCTATGGACTCGCTGCGTGGGCAATCTCACTGCGGAGCAGAAGGGCAAAGTTTGGTCACTTTTAGAGGGTTACATGGACATTTTCGCGCTGTCGGAAAATGACTGCACTAGAACCAGTCTAGCTACGCACGACATCGTGACAGGCGACGCAAGGCCGATCCGTTCGAGACCCCACCGCCTACCGTTTATGAGACGCAAAATAGCTGAGGAGCAGATCAATATCATGGCTGAGGCAGGCATAATTGAACCCTCGAACAGCCCGTGGGTCTCACCGGTCGTACTGTCACAAAAGAAGGACGGGAATTGGAGGTTTTGTGTGGACTACAGGCGGCTTAACGCTGTCACGAAACTTGATGCATACCCACTGCCGAAGATCGACGAGTCTCTCGAGCTGCTTGCATGGTTTAGCTCCCTCGATTTGCGCAGCGGTTATTGGCAGGTTCCCCTCACCGAGTCAGCCAAGGAACGCTCTGCATTCACCATAGGTAAAGAACTGTGGCAGTTCAATGTGCTACCTTTTGGCCTCTGTAACGCTCCTGCGACGTTTGAACGACTCATGGAGAAGGTCCTGAGAGGGGTCCCGAACTCTAAATGCCTTGTTTACCTTGACGATGTACTGGTGCACGCATGCTCGTTCGAGGCGGCGTTAATGAACCTGGACACGGTCCTGAATAGGATACGTCGCGCTAACTTGAAACTCAACCCCGCGAAGTGCAATCTGCTACAACAGCGTTTAAATTTCTTGGGCCATGTCGTTAGCAGCGAGGGGATTAGCACAGACCCAGCAAAGACGGAGGCGGTGAGGGGATGGCCTCGCCCGACGAACACTAAGCAGGTCAGGAGCTTTCTAGGCCTGGCGTCCTATTATAGGAAGTTCGTTCAGGGGTTTGCAGAAGTCGCAGCACCGCTTCATGGCCTTACTGGCAGCAGGGCGAGATTCGTGTGGTCTCCCGAGTGTGAGAATGCGTTCAGGGAGTTAAAGGATAGACTGTGCAGCGCGCCTGTACTGGCCTATCCCAAATTTGACACAGAGTTTATTCTTGATACAGACGCGAGCGACCATGGTGTTGGTGGCATACTCTCACAGGTGCACGAGGGCACGGAGCGCGTGATCGGGTACTTTAGTCGCTCCCTGAGCAAGGCGGAACGCAATTACTGCGTCACCAGACGCGAGCTGCTTGCAATGATAGCATGCCTGGAACACTTCAGGCCGTACGTGTATGGCGTGCCTTTTCGCCTGCGTACGGATCACGCATCGCTGCAGTGGCTCCTAAACCTCCGTGATCCTGAGGGGCAGCTGGCCAGATGGCTGGCCAGGCTGCAGGAGTTCAAGTTTGACATTGTGCACCGACCGGGTAGAATCCACGGAAACGCGGACGCTTTGTCGCGCAGACCGTGTCAAAGTGAGAGCTGCAAACACTGTGTGAAGGTTGAGGTGAGCGACCCTGATTTCGTACACTGTGCGGCGCTCAGACCGGTAGATGAGATGCCCCAGCTGGAACTCGAGGCTGTACCGATTGAACAATTTAGGGAAGCCCAGTTGGCTGACCCTGAGATCGGGTGGGGTTTGAGGCACCTGGAGGCTTCCTCATCACCGGTGTGGGACGATGTATGCCCGCTAGGCCCCGTGGCAAAGGCGATTAGGTCCAATTGGGATAACCTGCGCGTGAAACAGGGAATGCTGTGCCGTGAGTGGGTGGAGCCTAATTCGGACAAGAGCATACTGCAAAACGTGGTCCCGGTACAATTAAGGGAGAGAGTTCTTAGCTCGGTGCATGGTGCGCTCGGTAGTGGGCACTTCGGGGTATCTAAGACGCTGCGTCGCCTAAGGCAAAGGTTTTGGTGGCCAGGCTGTAGACGTGACGTCGAACTATATGTCCATTGCTGCGACACGTGCGCCGCCAAAAAGGGACCAGCGACGAGACCCAGGGCGCCGCTGATCCCTATGCGTTCGGGTTCGCCAATGGAAAGGGTCGCCGTGGACGTCATGGGTCCCTTCCCCGTTACTGAAGCAGGTAACTAATACGTCCTCGTCGCGATGGACTACTTTACAAAGTGGCCCGAGGCGTACGCCGTGCCGGACCAGAGCGCGAGCACGACGGCGACCGCATTGGTCAACGAATTTTTCTGTCGATTTGGGGTCCCAGAGACTTTGCACAGTGACCAAGGGCGAAATTTTGAGTCTGAGGTTATGGGTGAAGTCTGCAAATTGCTAGGGATCAGCAAAACTAGGACTACACCACTGCACCCGCAGGGGGATGGGTTAGTGGAGAGATTCAACCGCACGCTGGCGACCCAGCTCGCTATGGTCACTAGCAGGCATCAGAGAGACTGGGACGTGAGATTGCCCGCAGTCCTGCTCGCGTGTCGATCGGCGGTGCAGGAATCGACTGGTTTCACCCCTGCATGCCTTATGTTTGGAAGGGAGCTCCGCACGCCCATAGACCTTGCCTTTGGAGCGGCCCCAGACGCAGGCCCGCCGTATGAGCCCGGTCCGTTGTTTGTTAAAGACCTACTAAATAGGTTACATGACGCGCACCAGGTCGCGAGGGATGCCCAGGGAGCCGCGAGCCTCAAACAGAAGAGGGCGTATGATGCACGGTGTAGTGGGGGGTCGTTGTCCCTGGGTCAGCAGGTGTGGTTGTATAACCCTAAACGGTCGAGGGGCCTATGCCCGAAGCTACAGTCCAGTTGGGTGGGGCCGTGTTCTGTGATAAAGCAGCTCAGTGAGGTTGTGTATAGGGTTAAATGGGGGAGAAAGAATGTTGTCGTACACAGAGACCGGCTGACACCGTACAGGCCCAAGGCTCCGGTCGGCCGGCGGGACGCTGATGTTGACATGTCGCACTCTGTTCAGCCTGCTCCACGGGACATGTACAGATCTGACACTGAGGTCCCTGCTGCTTGTGACGTCGACGTGGCGGGAGTGGACGACGCTGTGGATTATGGACGAATGGACGCTGAGGCGCCCCTGCCTCCCGGTTCTCCCGCCACGCTACAGGTACCTTCCCCGTCTCACGCACGGCACTCCAGGCCACAGAGGACCCGTGGACCACCCCGTCACTTGGGTGACTTTGTCACCGGATTTCCTATTTAGGGTCGCCGGGACGGCGGACTATGAGGGGGGGGCTATGTGACGGCGCTGGGAATATGGACCTATGAGCTCCGCCACCGACTAGTGGAGGATGCTGGGAAATGTACAGGGTGGGAGATTTATGTTTGTTAATGTTCCTTAACATGGCAATTCTTTGTGCATCTTTGTGTTAGTTCATTTATGGAAATGTGGGAATGCTTTGGGGACGTTTTGTTGGGGAAAGTAAAAATCACCATCAAGGTTAAATGTGTGCAGTGATATGACATGACTGCCACCAAAGCACCTGAGGGAGAGGAAGTGAAAAAGCAGTTATTACTCTTGATGTTCAATAAAGAGTATTTCTTGCAAAGATGAGCTTCTTGAGTGAGTCTCCTTCTTCACCGGCGCcacaatatatgtgtgtgtgtgtgtgtgtgtgtgtgtgtgtgtgtgtgtgtgtgtatactgtatatgaatctatacatggcacctagtgtatatgacggcgtttattgtcatatggacaatattaattccagcaataatatgattacaaa
This Brachyhypopomus gauderio isolate BG-103 chromosome 6, BGAUD_0.2, whole genome shotgun sequence DNA region includes the following protein-coding sequences:
- the LOC143517766 gene encoding uncharacterized protein LOC143517766, which translates into the protein MSFLSESPSSPAPQVVSRSGPLGNLRQLLDEIDEVGELVQREERALMKLRRDADGRSVAKTKTTERLQADRQEERRAYWPETWSGATCTDDAQPMTAMGAAEEWRHNAGQNSVRAERATPACSEIAACASGRNKLITPLQLPRYDGLSDWAEYDAQLKITANRMGWSDYETAAHLCLSLQGHAKRTLIELREEEHDDLTALRNALRARFGRQPLSAAARQRLSLRRRARGERLALLAADITLLVRQAYPTFPEEVRQRLALDRFVEALEPFELQTHVLLKDPASLDLAIEEAERAELVLSRGPTTRPTAAARPGRDTAGRRTMTCWRCGLPDHKASECTLGSSLPSRRLGINGLYTPLMVNDKPPAPRDMYRSDTEVPAACDVDVAGVDDAVDYGRMDAEAPLPPGSPATLQVPSPSHARHSRPQRTRGPPRHLGDFVTGFPI